A region of the bacterium genome:
TTCATAGAATTGGTCACATAACACTTATAGCTCTTTTATTTACTATAGTTGTTATGTTCAGCTTAAAAGGGAAATTAATAGTTCAAATCCCAATGGATGTATTAAGAATTGCAATACCGCTTGCCATATATTTCACGGTTATGTTCTTATTCAGTTTCTTTATGAGCAAAAAACTTGGTGCTGACTATGAAAAATCTGCAACCCTTGCTTTTACTGCAACAGGAAACAATTTTGAACTTGCAATAGCTGTTGCGATTGCTGTTTTTGGTATTAATTCCGGAGTTGCTTTTGCGGCCGTAATAGGTCCGTTAATTGAAGTTCCGGTACTTATAAGTCTTGTTGATTTGTCGTTATGGTTTAGAAAGAAATTTTTTATATAGGAGAAATAAAATGATAATAACTTCAAACGACAAAGAAAATTCTTGCGAAAGTTTTTTTACAAGTGGTGATCTGAATGCTATTAATAATTTATCATCGAAATATAAAAGTGAAACAGGAGGTTGCAGGGCGTATGCGCTTTTAGAAGCTTCTTTAGGCTATTGCCTTTCTATAACAATCAGGGAATTTGCACAAACTCACAATATAGAACTTGATAAAGTAAAATTGGATTTAAGTAATTGTGAAAATCCGGTTGTTGAAAAGAATATAGAATTGATAGGAAATTTAAGTGATTTGGACAGGCAAAAACTGATAAAAGCCTCTGAAGCTTGCTCTATATATAAAGCTTTATTAAAAGGCATTGCTTTTAAGGAGGTTTAACAATGAAGAAAAAAGTTTTATTTTTGTGTACGGGAAATTCTTGCCGCTCGCAAATGGCAGAGGGGTTACTTCGATATTATTTTGGAGATAAATATGAGGTTTTTAGTGCCGGAACAAAACCATCCATTGTAAACCTAAATGCAATAAAAGTGATGAATGAAATCGAAATTGATATTTCGGGACAACGCTCAAAATCCGTTGATGAATTTAAAAATCAGACTTTTGATTTTATAATAACAGTTTGTGATAACGCAAAAGAATCTTGCCCTATATTCTCAGGTGAAGCAGAGCGTTTACACTGGAGCTTTTTTGATCCGGCTGAGGCTTTAGGTCCCCAAGAGGAACTTTTAAAAGCTTTTAAAGAAGTATGGGACCAAATTAAAGCAAAAATACTTGATTATTTTATCCTAAACTGATCGTGACCTTGACTTTTTTTCAAAATAAAAAAGTCTTTTTAAAATTTAATGTTTTTTAATTGTAAATTTTTATTAAAACGCGCATATATTTAAGTAAGAAATAAAATTTATTTTGTTTAACATGATAAACAAAGATATAAAATAAATATTTGCAATTATAGCTATTAAAGTTAATTCTAAAGGCGCTGTTTTATTTAAACAAAAAAGAACAGAAAAAATACCGGCAAAAATTTTTCGTATATAAGTATAGAAATATGTATGAAGAGGCTGAAGATGGTC
Encoded here:
- a CDS encoding OsmC family protein, with the protein product MIITSNDKENSCESFFTSGDLNAINNLSSKYKSETGGCRAYALLEASLGYCLSITIREFAQTHNIELDKVKLDLSNCENPVVEKNIELIGNLSDLDRQKLIKASEACSIYKALLKGIAFKEV
- a CDS encoding arsenate reductase ArsC, giving the protein MKKKVLFLCTGNSCRSQMAEGLLRYYFGDKYEVFSAGTKPSIVNLNAIKVMNEIEIDISGQRSKSVDEFKNQTFDFIITVCDNAKESCPIFSGEAERLHWSFFDPAEALGPQEELLKAFKEVWDQIKAKILDYFILN